The window ACATTGGGGGATAAAGGTACGAGGCGTCAAACAGGTCCGTCAATGAAGGCGGCAGGGTTCGTTCTGGCCGAGTGCATGTCCGCCGTTTCTCTGACCGTGAGGCGGTGACGTCGAGGGTGGGATAGAACATGATCAGGCCCAGTATCTCAGGAGACTCTGCAGGCGGTACGTAGTTCCACCTCGACGGATCCTGGAGGACGACCCAGCTGCTGAGGGCCATTGTGGCGCCGGCCGAGAAGCCGGAGAGAAGAAGGCGGGACGGATCAATGCCAAACTCGGAGGCACGGGCGGCAATCTGGAAGATGGCATCGACACAGTCTTCAACGGGGGTGGGGAAAGGATAGCTAGGAGCCAGGCGATAGTTGACGGTGAATACGACTGCATCGAGAGCACTCATGACTGTGCCGACCCAACGGGCATCATCGGTCCCTTGACCGAGGATCCATCCCCCGCCGTGAAAGTTTATGACAGCCGGTCGCGGTCCGACAGATATGCTCGGTGGTACCCACACCTCGACTTTTATCTTTCGGCAACCTTTCCACGCCGAAAGGGTGGAATCTAGCCAGACTTGCTGTGAGGGAGACGGTACAGGGGGGAAAGAACGGTTGCCAATGCTGCAGCCAATGCTGGCGGCATAGCGGATGGCCGAGGCACGAACGTTGAGGTACCAACGCGAACTGGAATCGAGTGGGTTCACATAGTCCAGGCCTTCCAGGTATTCTGTCGAATCTGAGCGGTTCGACGTCGTCACACGAACAGTCTTGAGAAATGTGCTGCTGGtggtagtggtggtggtggtgctcgTGGCAAGGTCAGCGGTAGTATCAACCGTCGCGGCTCGCTTCAACTCGTCCATGCCAGAACTGATGACAGCCGTCCCGTGCCACTCTGGTGTCAAGACCAACTCGCACGGTCTGCTGGAGCGGGCAGCAAAACGGCCGACCAGCAGTCCCGGGGAAGGCCGATGTCAAGGTTCTCATCCGCCCCTACTGGAGCTTGGGGCGTTACGAAGCGGACAAATGGAGGAAAGCCttctacttgtacttgtagagtTGTCACAGCCGGGAACTGATTGCTTCGCACGGCAGGACTATTCGGCAGCTTCTGCTTGGTGTTTTGCAACAGTCGATCTCGCCTCTGCAGGCGGGGATGGGAGCGGGTTGgaggggaggaaggggcaacaagtacacttacgtaggtgtgcagtagGAGGGTTGTTGTCGTGTCAGTGCCGCCGATTGTTCAGCGAAAGAGCTGGAGGTCGGCTCGTGCTATGGAATCCGTAAATGCACAATTAAACGGCAGTATGGCACCGTAATCAATACACGGCAAAATGAATGGAActaactactgtacagtacagtaacatgtactgtaagtagtttTATTGTGGATGGGGCCATTCatgagtaagtacggagtaagtactccgtaagtactaacttagttagctgtacagtaagtaagtacggagtactccgtattattactgtacaactagtttgagaagtacttgtacactatattactgtaggtactgtaccagattcacagtactgtagtaagtacctagtacttactacagtactattgggactacagtaggtaggaAATACAGTAAACAAAGCAGGAGTACTAcgttcatgtactccgtgcttgtacttgcaatacttacggagtactactctGATGTAGTCCGTACACGAACAGGACTTgtatattacggagtacccctaCTCGGCAACACAT of the Drechmeria coniospora strain ARSEF 6962 chromosome 01, whole genome shotgun sequence genome contains:
- a CDS encoding hypothetical protein (related to triacylglycerol lipase) produces the protein MDELKRAATVDTTADLATSTTTTTTTSSTFLKTVRVTTSNRSDSTEYLEGLDYVNPLDSSSRWYLNVRASAIRYAASIGCSIGNRSFPPVPSPSQQVWLDSTLSAWKGCRKIKVEVWVPPSISVGPRPAVINFHGGGWILGQGTDDARWVGTVMSALDAVVFTVNYRLAPSYPFPTPVEDCVDAIFQIAARASEFGIDPSRLLLSGFSAGATMALSSWVVLQDPSRWNYVPPAESPEILGLIMFYPTLDVTASRSEKRRTCTRPERTLPPSLTDLFDASYLYPPMSRQQLSDPRLSPGLMSDELLKKLPPVHLCLCEHDMLLAEALRFCQRLERCDKAVSVRVVHGESHAWDKPPPMAPKESVRVEYAEATRAMARWLIQECETDGESTMRLAPHKAPRIRRPKHLIFRSRSAR